One segment of Sphingobacteriales bacterium DNA contains the following:
- a CDS encoding helix-turn-helix transcriptional regulator, which translates to MKLKKRSNCPVSCSLDIWGDKWSLLIVRDLIENQPCTYGDFLKAEEKIATNILATRLQMLEDNGIITKYEHPESKAKVLYKLTQKGIDLLPIIIEIGFWADKYYEIDKNKKAALKEIKKDKEMFIKATIQKLKKDIEKKSSS; encoded by the coding sequence ATGAAACTAAAAAAAAGATCGAATTGTCCGGTAAGTTGTTCTCTTGATATTTGGGGCGACAAATGGTCATTGCTTATAGTGAGAGATTTAATAGAAAACCAACCCTGTACTTATGGCGACTTTTTAAAAGCTGAAGAAAAAATAGCTACCAATATTTTGGCTACTCGTTTGCAAATGTTGGAGGATAACGGAATTATAACAAAATATGAACACCCAGAAAGCAAAGCAAAAGTACTTTACAAACTAACACAAAAAGGAATAGACTTACTTCCTATAATTATAGAAATAGGTTTTTGGGCAGATAAATATTACGAAATAGACAAAAATAAAAAAGCGGCTTTAAAAGAAATAAAAAAAGACAAGGAAATGTTTATCAAGGCAACAATACAAAAATTAAAAAAAGATATTGAGAAAAAAAGCAGCAGCTAA
- a CDS encoding T9SS type A sorting domain-containing protein, translating into MDIFGTLTSVLAPTLTANTLRHCHHGITINTAPMTSITRNMIQEVPTAVYEISSGDITNSVDAGYGIHLWNSFGAEVHENEIVLQGSPTANDDDPINTKGSRGIIVRECTYTDPNRTMRAYITNNIVRGAFGVGTQFIGSNESVQLNCNSYQENPLIDWYLAAGAVLPPQGSCEAITVTQPLTPFVCDWHNDLSLPHIKNLGAKLVFRYATGSKTDNVVEIGNNIVFEEQCNNFIPNCKIEFEELICDQLDDRMLLYLLNSGDKEAARLALECKNDDLSKKVLAGEYLEKTEYTKSDQKLNQLPNSTANGKFKNVVQSMLKLEQGIGSAEQELQKLQAWASGNHSYATALAEAALVQYGTAKYVRYVEKTASTAGKSNTNTDATDTAAPAQYHIVPNPADDVVYIEWNGKEATNLTIYDMNKKPMMKVRLETGNNPVSIRALPIGIYLLQIEGINHVNKLSIVR; encoded by the coding sequence ATGGATATATTTGGTACGCTTACTTCTGTATTGGCACCTACCCTTACCGCCAATACCCTGCGCCATTGCCACCATGGCATTACCATAAATACCGCCCCAATGACCAGCATCACGAGGAATATGATACAAGAAGTACCCACCGCTGTATATGAAATAAGCTCCGGCGACATCACCAACAGCGTAGATGCCGGCTATGGTATTCATCTGTGGAACTCCTTTGGTGCAGAGGTGCACGAAAACGAGATAGTATTGCAAGGCTCGCCCACTGCCAACGACGACGACCCCATAAATACCAAAGGCAGCCGGGGTATTATTGTGCGCGAATGCACCTACACCGACCCCAACCGCACCATGCGTGCCTATATTACCAACAACATCGTGCGCGGGGCTTTTGGCGTAGGTACGCAATTTATAGGCAGCAACGAATCGGTGCAGCTCAATTGCAACTCCTACCAAGAAAACCCCCTCATCGACTGGTATCTCGCAGCAGGTGCCGTGCTGCCCCCGCAGGGAAGTTGTGAAGCTATCACTGTTACTCAACCACTCACTCCTTTCGTCTGCGACTGGCACAACGACCTCAGCCTGCCCCATATCAAAAATTTGGGCGCAAAATTAGTTTTTCGCTATGCCACCGGTTCTAAAACTGACAATGTTGTTGAGATAGGGAATAATATAGTTTTTGAGGAACAGTGCAATAATTTTATCCCTAATTGCAAAATAGAATTTGAAGAACTTATCTGCGACCAACTTGACGACCGCATGCTCCTCTACCTCCTGAATAGCGGCGACAAAGAAGCCGCACGCTTGGCTTTGGAGTGCAAAAACGACGACCTGAGCAAAAAAGTGCTGGCGGGTGAGTATTTGGAAAAAACCGAATACACCAAAAGCGACCAAAAACTCAACCAGTTGCCCAACAGCACCGCCAACGGCAAATTTAAAAATGTGGTGCAATCTATGCTGAAATTGGAACAGGGTATCGGCTCTGCCGAGCAGGAACTCCAAAAACTGCAAGCCTGGGCAAGCGGCAACCATTCCTACGCCACCGCCTTAGCCGAGGCAGCTTTGGTGCAATACGGCACTGCCAAATATGTGCGCTATGTAGAAAAAACAGCCAGCACGGCGGGCAAAAGCAATACAAACACCGATGCCACCGATACAGCCGCACCGGCACAGTACCATATAGTGCCCAACCCCGCCGATGATGTAGTATATATAGAGTGGAATGGTAAAGAAGCTACGAACTTAACTATTTACGATATGAATAAAAAACCGATGATGAAGGTTCGTTTAGAAACAGGCAACAACCCTGTTTCAATTCGTGCTTTACCCATAGGAATATATCTATTGCAAATAGAAGGCATTAACCATGTTAATAAATTGAGTATTGTAAGATAA
- a CDS encoding mannosyltransferase, whose product MRQLFKNRQAGSNSLPICGNIYKYRHPMHYTASLLQKILFLSVATLLLLYLGYGVERWQWVRLLAAYSTLFGAVLWAYRKWGITETRFLWAAGLLFRCLLLRSLPALSQDYARFLWDGNLLLCGINPYLHTPAQLLQQNLALFPAAHELYAKMGALSANNFSNYPPLHQYVFALCVYIGKQQTLPSLLAMKIILLLSDVGIYYFGKKLLQQLRLPPHTIFLYFLNPFILLEISANAHFESLMLCAWLAALWALSLGAWRKAAALLGAAISVKLLPLLCLPFLAPYFGRWRKFGIFCALIFLVNVALALPFLHPAALQHYWHTLALWFVKFEFNASFYYIIRTLGYWYKGYNIIGTVGQILPVLTAAAILLSAARGGTRTLPLLISAQLWPVSLYFFQSSTIHPWYVANVLLWSLFTRYRFALLWSWAVFLSYSAYRQYGVAENMPLIALEYGLIYAFLYTEWRHPVYLQRFYTLFHPKTTP is encoded by the coding sequence GTGAGGCAATTATTCAAAAATCGGCAAGCGGGAAGCAACAGTTTGCCGATTTGCGGTAATATTTATAAATATCGCCACCCTATGCACTACACCGCTTCCCTGCTCCAAAAAATACTGTTTCTGTCGGTGGCAACACTACTGCTGCTGTATTTGGGCTATGGTGTGGAGCGTTGGCAGTGGGTGCGGCTGCTGGCGGCTTATAGTACCCTCTTCGGTGCGGTACTCTGGGCTTATCGGAAATGGGGTATCACAGAAACGCGCTTTTTGTGGGCGGCGGGGCTGCTGTTTCGCTGCCTGCTGCTGAGGTCGCTACCTGCCCTTTCCCAAGATTATGCCCGCTTTTTATGGGACGGCAACCTCCTCCTCTGCGGCATCAATCCCTACCTCCACACACCCGCACAATTATTACAGCAAAATCTCGCTTTATTTCCTGCCGCCCACGAGCTATACGCCAAAATGGGTGCGCTGAGTGCCAATAATTTTTCTAATTATCCGCCTTTGCACCAATATGTTTTTGCCCTATGTGTGTATATCGGCAAGCAGCAAACACTCCCTTCTCTATTGGCAATGAAAATAATACTGCTCCTGAGCGATGTGGGCATTTATTATTTCGGAAAAAAACTCCTGCAACAACTCCGTCTGCCGCCGCACACCATTTTTTTGTATTTCCTCAATCCCTTCATTCTCCTCGAAATATCCGCCAACGCCCATTTTGAAAGCCTGATGCTCTGTGCGTGGCTCGCCGCGCTGTGGGCTTTGTCGTTGGGGGCGTGGCGCAAAGCGGCGGCATTGCTGGGAGCAGCGATTTCGGTTAAGTTGTTGCCACTGCTCTGTCTGCCTTTCCTTGCGCCCTATTTCGGTCGGTGGCGTAAATTTGGTATTTTTTGTGCCCTTATCTTCCTCGTCAATGTTGCCCTTGCACTCCCATTTCTGCACCCCGCTGCCTTGCAACACTATTGGCATACGCTCGCTTTGTGGTTCGTCAAATTTGAGTTCAATGCAAGTTTTTATTATATCATCAGAACACTCGGATATTGGTACAAAGGCTACAATATCATTGGCACGGTGGGTCAAATATTACCCGTACTCACGGCGGCGGCTATCCTGCTATCGGCGGCACGGGGCGGAACACGCACACTGCCCCTGCTCATATCGGCGCAGCTGTGGCCAGTGTCGCTGTATTTTTTTCAGAGCAGCACTATTCACCCCTGGTATGTAGCCAATGTGCTGCTGTGGTCTTTATTTACGCGCTATCGTTTCGCACTGTTGTGGTCGTGGGCGGTTTTTTTGAGTTATTCGGCATATCGGCAATATGGAGTAGCGGAAAATATGCCGCTGATTGCCTTAGAATATGGTTTGATATATGCTTTTTTATACACAGAATGGCGGCATCCCGTATATTTGCAGCGTTTTTATACTTTATTTCACCCCAAAACAACTCCATGA
- a CDS encoding right-handed parallel beta-helix repeat-containing protein, with amino-acid sequence MRKNKQPAALLSRKAIVQQHIHFICHNLGKVLRTCSALWKPQRLITAMAMLLIFGKVAWGQNNYVLSNRLASDYPGLSIITSAEIKESFLSLIDEANAAGGGTVLIDGLPVGKSCKKNTCITDPTDVANIDNDTKHLYFQPIHLNDKHNIIIQIDAGVIIYNDLCFYDGNVFQGMQDPYLSYAELDALNAAASYELYKVARYIGGDYGFRSCFYLQNFNKCSQFINYLQQDIFYSTNYCVPAMCKEPVSECSEYDRIVALLNALPNTCGAYQKPNPFPTIPDDTCLNYAGYGQFETVLADPNKTIESFNAYLDCVFSTYPNMNWYVLLNPEDCAADIYCTNGQCNPSTCDEDDGNDCIPCTDCPVVAMCQDGATGNTSTNCDGLAYINAIADTPEFPNFALRQLKKRYANYYYDRSELYPYMYGMDCLIAVEEKLDYLASPLHTHTDDVSPNAFDLTMSPLPILENFAYYDEENEIWHDVTDPYGNPITIDLNLIKEAIAKGCGTNMIDLANDIDNFPAIYNACWFVTDYTPFMNDYLVDNPDKCLPCAYMLSDCNNGLFHLVKCSHISFEGAGIGSSVIDMQRDLISIDASDFCENRFAFDIANECEYITIKNMTIRNLEGDAVWIAAINPDIIEKPYMPKHITIDNCHIFRAARTGIGASNVDDLNITNCIIEGTTGFSQGGIDLEPETDESDKIDNVTISNCIFKNNCLTQINLPISALRSKDEPYPLGNIFPLMITTTPLLI; translated from the coding sequence ATGAGAAAAAACAAACAACCCGCCGCGCTGCTTTCGAGGAAGGCGATAGTGCAGCAACACATTCATTTTATTTGTCATAATTTGGGGAAGGTACTGCGTACCTGCTCTGCATTATGGAAACCGCAAAGGCTCATAACTGCTATGGCTATGTTGCTGATATTTGGTAAAGTGGCTTGGGGGCAGAACAATTATGTGCTATCTAATCGTTTAGCAAGTGATTATCCAGGCCTTAGCATTATTACTTCTGCGGAAATAAAAGAATCTTTTTTGAGTTTAATTGATGAAGCCAATGCCGCCGGAGGGGGGACTGTTTTGATTGATGGATTACCCGTCGGAAAATCTTGCAAAAAGAACACCTGCATTACTGACCCAACAGATGTAGCCAACATTGATAACGATACTAAACATCTTTACTTTCAGCCCATACATTTAAACGACAAACATAACATCATAATACAAATAGATGCAGGTGTTATTATATACAACGATCTGTGTTTTTATGATGGAAATGTTTTTCAAGGCATGCAAGACCCCTATTTAAGTTATGCCGAATTAGATGCCCTCAATGCTGCCGCTTCTTATGAACTCTATAAAGTAGCACGCTATATAGGAGGTGATTACGGATTTAGATCCTGTTTTTATTTACAGAATTTTAATAAATGTAGTCAATTTATCAATTACCTCCAACAGGACATCTTTTACTCAACAAATTACTGCGTACCCGCTATGTGCAAAGAGCCTGTCTCCGAATGTAGCGAATATGACCGTATCGTAGCACTTCTAAATGCTCTGCCCAATACCTGTGGAGCTTACCAAAAACCAAATCCTTTCCCTACTATCCCCGATGACACCTGTCTTAATTATGCTGGATATGGGCAATTTGAAACTGTTTTAGCTGATCCCAACAAAACCATAGAAAGTTTCAATGCTTATTTAGATTGTGTATTCAGCACTTATCCGAATATGAATTGGTACGTACTTTTAAACCCCGAAGATTGCGCGGCAGATATTTATTGCACTAATGGACAATGCAACCCTTCTACCTGTGACGAAGACGACGGTAACGATTGTATTCCCTGCACCGATTGCCCTGTAGTTGCTATGTGTCAGGACGGTGCAACAGGCAATACATCTACTAATTGCGATGGATTGGCATACATCAATGCCATTGCGGATACACCTGAATTTCCAAATTTCGCGCTACGACAATTGAAAAAAAGATATGCCAATTACTATTACGACCGTTCCGAGTTGTATCCTTATATGTATGGTATGGATTGTTTAATAGCGGTTGAAGAAAAATTAGATTATTTGGCTTCCCCCCTTCATACACATACAGATGATGTTTCTCCAAATGCCTTTGATTTGACGATGTCTCCGCTCCCCATCTTAGAAAATTTTGCTTATTATGATGAAGAAAACGAAATTTGGCACGATGTCACTGACCCTTACGGAAATCCCATTACCATTGATTTGAATCTTATTAAGGAAGCAATTGCCAAGGGTTGCGGTACCAATATGATAGATCTTGCCAATGACATAGATAATTTCCCTGCTATATATAATGCTTGTTGGTTTGTAACAGACTATACTCCTTTTATGAATGATTACCTTGTTGATAACCCCGATAAATGTTTGCCCTGTGCCTACATGTTATCGGACTGCAATAATGGTTTGTTTCACTTGGTCAAATGTTCTCACATTAGCTTTGAGGGAGCAGGAATAGGCAGTTCTGTTATTGATATGCAAAGAGACCTGATATCCATTGATGCCAGTGATTTTTGTGAAAATCGTTTTGCTTTTGATATTGCCAATGAGTGTGAATACATTACCATCAAAAATATGACCATTCGCAATTTGGAGGGCGACGCTGTTTGGATAGCAGCAATCAATCCTGATATTATAGAAAAACCCTATATGCCTAAACATATCACCATTGATAATTGTCATATTTTTCGTGCTGCCCGAACCGGTATCGGAGCATCAAATGTAGATGATTTGAATATCACCAATTGCATCATTGAAGGCACTACTGGTTTTTCGCAGGGCGGTATTGATTTGGAACCCGAAACAGACGAATCCGATAAAATTGACAATGTCACCATCAGCAACTGCATTTTCAAAAACAATTGCCTTACTCAAATTAATCTGCCCATTTCTGCCTTGCGCAGTAAAGATGAGCCATATCCACTTGGCAACATTTTTCCACTGATGATAACGACGACCCCACTATTAATATAA
- a CDS encoding NADP-dependent oxidoreductase: protein MKAFAINRYNKTDKLQLVEVEMPTIKENQVLIQIYSASINQLDSKLKSGEFKMILSYKFPLILGHDVAGIVTKVGSKVTKFEVGDEVFARPRDFSIGAFAEFIAINENDLALKPKNISMEEAASIPLVGLTVWQAFVEKANLQKGQKVFIQAGSGGVGTIAIQLAKHLGATVATTTSADNFDLVKSLGADVVIDYKTQDFETLLKDYDLVLNSQDEKTLEKSLNILKPKGKVISISGPPDVVYAKEVGLSWLMKIAIRLLSFKIKQKAKKLNIDYSFLFMQANGKQLSEIGTLIEAGKIRPIIDKVFPFEQTNEALTYVESGRAKGKVVIKIR, encoded by the coding sequence ATGAAAGCATTTGCAATAAATCGTTATAACAAAACAGATAAACTTCAATTGGTTGAAGTAGAAATGCCAACAATAAAAGAAAACCAAGTATTAATACAAATTTATTCGGCGAGTATCAATCAGTTGGATTCAAAACTAAAAAGTGGTGAATTTAAAATGATTTTGTCCTACAAATTTCCATTGATTTTAGGGCACGATGTGGCAGGAATTGTTACCAAAGTTGGTTCAAAAGTGACCAAATTCGAAGTTGGTGATGAAGTATTTGCGCGACCAAGAGATTTTTCTATCGGAGCTTTTGCCGAATTTATAGCCATCAATGAAAATGATTTGGCACTGAAACCAAAAAATATTTCAATGGAAGAGGCTGCATCTATTCCATTGGTTGGATTAACCGTTTGGCAAGCATTTGTAGAAAAGGCAAATCTCCAAAAAGGTCAAAAAGTATTTATTCAAGCAGGTTCTGGTGGTGTTGGAACAATTGCTATTCAGTTGGCAAAACATTTGGGTGCAACTGTCGCCACAACTACAAGTGCAGATAATTTTGATTTAGTAAAAAGTTTGGGTGCTGATGTGGTAATTGATTATAAAACACAAGATTTTGAAACTTTGCTGAAGGATTACGATTTGGTGCTAAACAGTCAAGACGAAAAAACATTGGAAAAATCTTTAAATATTTTAAAACCCAAAGGCAAAGTAATTTCAATTTCTGGTCCGCCCGATGTGGTTTATGCCAAAGAAGTTGGCTTGTCGTGGTTAATGAAAATTGCCATACGTTTGTTGAGTTTCAAAATAAAACAAAAAGCAAAAAAATTAAATATAGATTATTCGTTTTTGTTTATGCAAGCGAATGGAAAGCAGTTGTCAGAAATTGGAACATTGATAGAAGCAGGAAAAATTCGCCCAATTATTGACAAAGTGTTTCCATTTGAACAAACCAATGAAGCTTTGACGTATGTAGAATCTGGTCGGGCAAAAGGGAAAGTAGTAATAAAAATCAGATAA
- a CDS encoding ABC transporter ATP-binding protein, which translates to MSIFQLLRKITPFIKPYKTIIIFTLLLTLLGSFAAQVNAFILRYTVDSIDNLMVDKKPLKAGFTLLLFISLILFSKEILNALIQFGQKFYGEKLRIFISRDLSQSIVEKILTYKLDFYNAPENDSGKLQTRIDLGISSLTRLVQNFFIDILPLFANAIVALSVMFFANIYVGLVGLIMVPFYFYVSSIQANKLSGFRRNMRKYRESKSSRIINLIESITVIKSFVNEKVEAKKHEQIQFDMTENQMKTRKISFVFDSIKSFIEQFGVIIIIVLTAYFVLNNQMSLGAIMFHIMLFGNVSAPIKQLHRIYDEVNDALIYSEGFFDIIESEQYKEITGKYRPEKVNGWFEIKNLNFIYPNGHQALRNINVTINPNEITALVGLSGAGKSTIINLLDKFYEPQSGNIYLDGIDLSEYDTHYLRSKIGLVLQKNHIFKGTIHENIAYGLENATREQVIEAAKKAYIHSQIIELPLGYDADAHLLSGGQQQRIAIARLFLKNPPIIFLDEPTANLDAIATEQIKKSIDAIKKDRTVIIISHSISQIIDASKIIVLKQGECIESGTHEELYKNKSEYYFIFSAMANSLNIEKIVTTFE; encoded by the coding sequence ATGTCTATATTCCAACTGCTAAGAAAAATAACACCTTTTATAAAGCCCTATAAAACAATCATTATTTTCACCCTTTTACTAACACTATTGGGGTCATTTGCTGCACAAGTCAATGCTTTTATTTTGCGCTATACCGTAGATTCTATTGATAATTTGATGGTTGATAAAAAGCCATTGAAAGCTGGCTTTACCTTATTATTGTTTATTAGTTTGATTTTGTTTTCAAAGGAAATATTGAACGCTTTAATTCAATTTGGACAAAAATTCTATGGAGAAAAGCTGAGAATATTTATCAGCAGAGACTTATCTCAATCCATAGTAGAAAAGATATTGACCTATAAATTGGATTTTTATAATGCCCCTGAAAATGACAGTGGAAAACTCCAGACAAGAATAGATCTGGGAATTTCGAGTTTAACACGATTGGTTCAAAATTTTTTTATTGATATTTTGCCTTTGTTTGCAAACGCCATTGTAGCACTTAGTGTAATGTTTTTTGCCAATATATATGTTGGTTTGGTGGGGCTTATCATGGTGCCATTTTATTTTTATGTAAGTAGTATTCAAGCCAATAAACTGAGTGGGTTTCGCAGAAATATGCGTAAATACCGTGAAAGTAAAAGCAGTAGAATTATCAATTTAATTGAATCTATTACGGTGATAAAAAGTTTCGTAAACGAGAAAGTGGAAGCCAAAAAACACGAACAAATTCAATTTGACATGACAGAGAATCAAATGAAAACCCGAAAAATCAGTTTTGTTTTTGATAGTATAAAAAGTTTTATAGAACAATTTGGCGTAATTATTATAATTGTCTTGACCGCATATTTTGTACTTAATAACCAAATGTCATTGGGTGCGATTATGTTCCATATTATGTTATTTGGCAATGTATCCGCTCCTATCAAACAATTACATAGAATATATGATGAAGTAAATGATGCACTGATCTATTCCGAAGGATTTTTTGACATTATAGAATCTGAACAATACAAGGAGATAACAGGAAAATACAGACCCGAAAAAGTAAATGGATGGTTTGAAATAAAAAACCTCAATTTTATATATCCCAATGGACATCAGGCATTAAGAAATATTAATGTAACTATAAATCCCAATGAAATTACTGCATTAGTTGGATTAAGTGGGGCAGGAAAAAGTACCATCATCAATTTGTTGGATAAGTTTTATGAACCGCAATCAGGTAATATATATTTAGATGGCATAGATTTGAGCGAGTACGATACGCATTACCTGAGAAGTAAAATAGGTTTGGTGTTGCAAAAAAACCACATCTTCAAAGGTACAATTCATGAAAACATTGCTTATGGTCTTGAAAACGCAACAAGAGAACAGGTGATAGAAGCTGCAAAGAAAGCTTATATCCATTCACAAATCATTGAACTTCCTTTGGGGTACGATGCAGATGCACACTTGCTGTCTGGAGGACAACAGCAGAGAATAGCAATCGCAAGATTGTTCTTAAAAAATCCACCTATAATATTCTTAGATGAACCAACTGCCAATTTAGATGCCATTGCTACAGAGCAAATTAAAAAAAGTATTGATGCCATAAAAAAAGACAGAACTGTAATTATTATATCGCACAGCATTTCGCAAATTATTGATGCTTCTAAAATAATTGTTTTAAAGCAAGGAGAATGTATTGAAAGCGGTACGCATGAAGAATTGTATAAAAATAAATCAGAATATTATTTTATTTTCAGTGCAATGGCCAATAGTTTGAACATTGAAAAAATTGTGACTACTTTTGAATAA
- a CDS encoding T9SS type A sorting domain-containing protein, whose protein sequence is MKNNIAITLALFISTCFSVIAPAQEGADTTVFFNKIYSPDTNGNNSLLAFPIEQTSQGGYIFAGTRNWTDNSNAFHRSLYFTHIDKNGNQIWLRDVYTDTNLSGLPGPNCMIQDSNGNLIIVHTLLVDGASNTQTTRFAQYDSEANLLLEQIYDDFNAFPWQLIATKDGGYAIAGASYDGYDMSLIKTDQYGFIQWRKQYDLGYFSQAFNVIESPDGGYVLSGNTRTEPEWDGNTDMQLLKTDNLGNMQWEKKIGKADNWDCGALVAPLNDSTFLLHGCFGNSTLVEVKPSTMYIAHLRYDDGSIVYDTQYDTQLKYGVNSFHGQPLMLANNDYIGVASTDNELNERIASIIKHNQWGEVLWQKFLTVNADKMTYLKDIERTADGGFVACGFQYEPPQFAWVVKLDSLGNTCTPTDCDSLHIVPWTVGIDEINNDNNGTFSISPNPATNRLTLHSPEALTNIAIYNTLGQQFPLLEGARGSTNSPSERGSGGVNEAQKGVNEAQFGAENELSVAHLASGIYLLRAYTKSGRVFTQKFVKR, encoded by the coding sequence ATGAAAAACAATATCGCTATTACGCTTGCCTTATTTATAAGCACCTGTTTTTCTGTGATTGCTCCGGCTCAGGAAGGGGCAGATACGACAGTGTTTTTTAATAAAATTTATAGTCCTGATACAAACGGCAATAACAGCTTATTAGCTTTTCCGATAGAACAAACCTCACAAGGAGGCTATATTTTTGCAGGTACAAGAAACTGGACGGACAACTCTAATGCGTTTCACAGAAGTTTATATTTTACCCACATAGATAAAAACGGCAATCAAATTTGGTTGCGTGATGTATATACAGACACTAATCTTAGTGGTTTACCCGGACCTAATTGTATGATACAAGATAGTAATGGAAATTTGATCATAGTTCATACTCTATTAGTGGACGGAGCCAGTAATACCCAAACTACTCGTTTTGCACAATACGACAGCGAAGCTAATCTATTGTTGGAGCAAATTTATGACGATTTTAACGCCTTTCCTTGGCAACTGATAGCCACCAAAGACGGCGGCTATGCCATAGCAGGGGCGAGTTATGACGGTTATGATATGTCACTTATCAAAACAGACCAGTATGGATTTATACAGTGGCGCAAACAATACGATTTAGGGTATTTTTCTCAGGCATTCAACGTCATAGAAAGCCCAGACGGAGGCTATGTGCTTTCGGGCAACACGCGAACAGAACCCGAATGGGACGGCAACACCGATATGCAACTCCTAAAAACCGACAACCTCGGAAATATGCAATGGGAAAAGAAAATAGGAAAAGCCGATAATTGGGACTGTGGTGCCTTAGTAGCTCCACTCAACGACAGCACCTTTCTGTTGCACGGCTGCTTTGGAAACAGCACTTTGGTTGAGGTAAAACCCTCAACAATGTACATTGCCCACCTGCGCTATGATGACGGCAGCATTGTATATGATACACAATATGATACACAATTAAAATATGGCGTAAATTCTTTTCATGGACAGCCTTTGATGTTAGCAAATAACGATTATATTGGAGTAGCCTCTACAGATAATGAATTGAATGAGAGAATAGCGAGCATTATTAAACACAACCAATGGGGCGAGGTGCTGTGGCAGAAGTTCCTGACCGTAAATGCCGATAAAATGACATACTTAAAAGACATAGAGCGCACCGCAGACGGCGGCTTTGTAGCCTGTGGCTTTCAGTATGAGCCGCCACAATTTGCCTGGGTCGTCAAGTTGGATAGCCTCGGCAATACCTGCACCCCCACCGACTGCGACAGCCTCCACATCGTCCCCTGGACTGTAGGCATAGACGAAATAAACAACGACAACAACGGCACTTTCAGCATCTCCCCCAACCCCGCCACCAACCGCCTCACGCTCCACAGCCCCGAAGCCCTCACTAATATAGCAATATACAACACCCTCGGACAGCAATTCCCCCTCTTAGAGGGGGCAAGGGGGAGTACAAATTCCCCCTCTGAGAGGGGGTCAGGGGGAGTAAATGAAGCGCAAAAGGGAGTAAATGAAGCACAATTCGGAGCAGAAAACGAGCTTTCCGTTGCCCACCTCGCCAGCGGCATCTACTTGCTGCGAGCCTATACGAAGTCAGGCAGAGTATTTACCCAAAAGTTTGTGAAGCGATGA
- a CDS encoding carboxymuconolactone decarboxylase family protein, which translates to MSNSTYYDPKDLKKFSAISRWSESLGKKFFDYYAEVFEEGALSEREKSLIALAVAHTLQCPYCIDAYTTDGLQRGIEKEEMMEAVHVAAAIKAGAALVHSVQMMNQYEKRSM; encoded by the coding sequence ATGAGCAACAGTACTTATTACGACCCGAAAGATTTAAAAAAATTTTCCGCCATTTCGCGATGGAGCGAAAGCTTAGGCAAAAAGTTTTTTGATTATTACGCCGAAGTTTTTGAAGAAGGCGCATTGAGCGAGCGCGAAAAATCGCTCATCGCTCTGGCGGTGGCACACACTTTGCAATGCCCCTACTGCATAGATGCCTACACCACCGACGGCTTACAGCGCGGCATTGAAAAAGAAGAAATGATGGAGGCAGTGCATGTGGCGGCGGCGATAAAAGCAGGCGCAGCCTTAGTGCATAGTGTTCAGATGATGAACCAATACGAGAAACGGAGTATGTAA